A genomic region of Herbaspirillum sp. DW155 contains the following coding sequences:
- a CDS encoding fumarylacetoacetate hydrolase family protein, producing MSFAIPAPAQATVAVLGGAPFPVRRIYCVGRNYAAHAREMGHDPDREPPFFFMKPADAVVPTDTVLPYPTATADYHHEIELVVALAKGGRDIPVEQALDTVYGYAVGLDMTRRDLQAQAKKLGRPWDMAKGFDQSAPCAPLVPVAQAGHPDKGAIWLKVNGEVRQQGDLSDLIWNVAETISYLSGLVELFPGDLIYTGTPEGVGAVVKGDHLQGHVDGLPDLNITIG from the coding sequence ATGAGTTTCGCCATTCCCGCCCCCGCCCAGGCCACTGTTGCCGTGCTTGGCGGTGCGCCCTTCCCGGTTCGCCGCATCTATTGCGTGGGCCGCAACTATGCTGCCCACGCCCGCGAAATGGGCCATGACCCTGACCGCGAGCCGCCGTTCTTCTTCATGAAGCCGGCCGATGCCGTCGTGCCCACCGATACCGTGCTGCCTTACCCGACCGCCACCGCCGACTACCACCACGAGATCGAACTGGTGGTGGCGCTGGCCAAGGGCGGCCGCGACATCCCGGTGGAACAGGCGCTGGACACGGTCTATGGCTATGCCGTCGGCCTGGACATGACCCGCCGCGACCTGCAGGCGCAGGCCAAGAAGCTGGGCCGTCCCTGGGACATGGCCAAGGGCTTCGACCAGTCCGCCCCCTGCGCACCGCTGGTGCCGGTGGCCCAGGCCGGGCATCCGGACAAGGGCGCCATCTGGCTCAAGGTCAACGGCGAAGTGCGCCAGCAGGGCGATCTCTCAGACCTGATCTGGAACGTGGCCGAGACCATTTCCTACCTGTCCGGCCTGGTCGAGCTGTTCCCCGGCGACCTGATCTATACCGGCACCCCCGAAGGCGTGGGGGCGGTGGTCAAGGGCGACCACCTGCAGGGCCACGTGGATGGCTTGCCGGACCTCAACATCACCATCGGCTGA
- a CDS encoding tetratricopeptide repeat protein, producing the protein MLQKALALHQKGKLGPAEDLYKKVLVKLPRHFEANYLYGMLKLHQEDWEAAEAQLAKAIELNPEHADTYFDHAGALVHLGRDAEAVERYTQILAHNPAFPEALLARGAALRRLQLNAEAQADLERAVTLAPDNADAWFQLGNLQHERYAYGDARESYERAVALRPDFIEAWFNLGNTCKDSYQLDQALRAYDRAVEVQPDFFEAHSNRGFVLFKMLRPVEALAAYDRALELDDSSPDLWFNRGSTLEQLYRFDEATECYRRARALKPDTNSAAWNEALVKLRQGDFAQGWPAYESRWATEQMRSQARQFLQPLWLGEQSLQGKTLLVHAEQGFGDTLQFVRYLPLVAAMGARVILEVQPALVRLLAKVPGAAEVIGSDHFMLPGFDYHCPLMSLPLACKSFSEADIPRAPYLLPEAGAWAGWLQRLPHNRALRVGLVWAGSSAQTHPDAVRIDGERSLPFHALAPVVELAREHAQLEFYSVQVGEAALAQLRADPLAAHVQDCSGQLRDFADTSGLIANLDLLISVDTAVCHLAGALGKPVWLLNRVNTCWRWQLERSDTPWYPSMRLFRQSQSGDWSDVIAEVRSALLQQLA; encoded by the coding sequence TTGTTGCAAAAAGCCCTGGCACTTCATCAGAAAGGCAAGCTGGGACCGGCGGAGGATCTCTACAAGAAGGTGCTGGTGAAGCTGCCGCGCCATTTCGAGGCCAATTATCTCTATGGCATGCTCAAGCTGCACCAGGAAGACTGGGAAGCAGCCGAAGCCCAACTGGCCAAGGCGATCGAACTCAATCCCGAACATGCCGATACCTATTTCGACCACGCCGGCGCCCTGGTCCACCTGGGCCGCGATGCCGAAGCCGTGGAGCGCTACACCCAGATCCTGGCGCACAACCCGGCCTTCCCCGAGGCCCTGTTGGCCCGTGGCGCCGCCTTGCGGCGTCTCCAGCTGAACGCAGAAGCGCAGGCCGATCTGGAACGGGCCGTGACGCTGGCCCCCGACAATGCCGATGCCTGGTTCCAGCTGGGCAATCTGCAGCACGAGCGCTACGCCTATGGTGATGCACGCGAGAGCTACGAGCGCGCCGTGGCACTGCGTCCCGATTTCATCGAAGCCTGGTTCAACCTCGGCAATACCTGCAAGGACAGCTACCAGCTCGACCAGGCGCTGCGCGCCTATGACCGCGCCGTGGAGGTACAACCGGACTTCTTCGAAGCCCACTCCAACCGCGGCTTCGTGCTTTTCAAGATGCTCAGGCCCGTCGAGGCCCTGGCCGCCTATGACCGCGCCCTGGAACTGGACGATAGCTCACCGGACCTGTGGTTCAATCGCGGCTCCACGCTGGAGCAGCTGTATCGCTTCGACGAGGCCACCGAATGCTATCGCCGCGCCCGCGCACTCAAGCCCGATACGAATTCGGCCGCCTGGAACGAGGCGCTGGTGAAACTGCGCCAGGGTGACTTCGCGCAAGGCTGGCCCGCCTATGAAAGCCGCTGGGCCACCGAACAGATGCGCTCCCAGGCGCGCCAGTTCCTGCAGCCCCTGTGGCTGGGTGAACAATCGCTGCAGGGCAAGACCCTGCTGGTCCATGCCGAGCAAGGCTTTGGCGATACCCTGCAGTTCGTGCGCTATCTGCCGCTGGTGGCGGCCATGGGCGCGCGCGTCATCCTCGAAGTCCAGCCGGCGCTGGTGCGCCTGCTGGCCAAGGTGCCGGGCGCCGCCGAAGTCATCGGCAGCGACCATTTCATGCTGCCCGGCTTTGACTATCACTGCCCGCTGATGAGCCTGCCGCTGGCCTGCAAGTCCTTCAGCGAAGCCGATATCCCGCGTGCCCCCTATCTGCTGCCGGAAGCCGGCGCCTGGGCCGGCTGGCTGCAGCGCCTGCCGCACAACCGCGCCTTGCGGGTCGGCCTGGTCTGGGCTGGCAGCTCCGCCCAGACGCATCCGGATGCGGTGCGCATCGATGGCGAACGTTCCCTGCCCTTCCATGCGCTGGCCCCGGTGGTGGAGCTGGCGCGCGAGCACGCGCAACTGGAGTTCTATTCGGTGCAGGTCGGCGAGGCGGCCCTGGCGCAGCTGCGCGCCGATCCGCTGGCGGCGCATGTGCAGGATTGTTCTGGCCAATTGCGGGACTTTGCCGACACCTCCGGCCTGATCGCCAATCTCGATCTGCTCATCAGCGTGGACACGGCGGTCTGCCACCTGGCCGGCGCGCTGGGCAAGCCGGTGTGGTTGCTCAACCGCGTCAACACCTGCTGGCGCTGGCAGCTTGAGCGCAGCGATACGCCTTGGTATCCGTCCATGCGCCTGTTCCGCCAGAGCCAGAGCGGGGACTGGAGCGACGTGATCGCCGAGGTGCGCAGCGCCTTGCTACAACAGTTGGCCTGA
- a CDS encoding glucokinase — protein sequence MQAPTPSPNKPPHAGGPRLLADIGGTNARFALETSAGHIEQVKVLRGADYPQFTDAVQAYLKLAGQPPVRHAAVAIANPVQGDQIKMTNHDWAFSIEAARQLLGFDLLLVVNDFTALSMAVPQLRADELQQIGGGAPKSGQPVGLVGAGTGLGVGGLVRGDGHWLPLASEGGHVAFAPANAREAAVLAYAWQFHEHVSAERLVSGPGLEFIHRALLAIDGHPAAELKAAEIVDGALKQGDAVCQETLDLFCSMLGTVAADLALTLGALGGVYIGGGVVPHLGDYFARSPFRTRFENKGRMSVLTKAIPTYVITAQYPAFTGVSAILADRLDPHE from the coding sequence ATGCAAGCCCCGACGCCCTCCCCGAACAAGCCGCCCCACGCCGGCGGTCCGCGCCTGCTGGCCGACATCGGTGGCACCAACGCCCGTTTCGCGCTGGAAACTTCAGCTGGGCATATAGAACAAGTGAAGGTTCTGCGCGGTGCCGACTACCCGCAATTTACCGATGCCGTCCAGGCCTACCTGAAGCTGGCCGGACAGCCCCCGGTCAGGCATGCCGCAGTGGCCATCGCCAATCCGGTACAAGGCGACCAGATCAAGATGACCAACCACGACTGGGCCTTCTCCATCGAAGCGGCACGCCAGCTGCTGGGCTTTGATCTGCTGCTGGTGGTCAATGACTTCACGGCGCTGTCGATGGCGGTACCGCAATTGCGCGCCGATGAGCTGCAGCAGATCGGCGGCGGCGCACCCAAATCGGGCCAACCGGTCGGACTGGTCGGCGCTGGCACCGGGTTGGGGGTAGGCGGACTGGTGCGCGGCGATGGGCACTGGCTGCCGCTGGCCAGCGAAGGCGGCCATGTCGCCTTCGCCCCGGCCAACGCACGCGAAGCGGCGGTATTGGCCTATGCCTGGCAGTTCCATGAGCATGTCTCGGCCGAACGTCTGGTCTCCGGTCCTGGGCTGGAATTCATCCACCGCGCGCTGCTGGCCATCGATGGCCATCCGGCTGCCGAACTGAAGGCCGCCGAGATCGTGGACGGCGCGTTGAAACAAGGCGATGCCGTCTGCCAGGAAACGCTGGACCTGTTCTGCAGCATGCTGGGCACCGTCGCGGCCGACCTGGCGTTGACTCTCGGTGCGCTGGGCGGCGTCTACATCGGTGGCGGCGTGGTGCCGCATCTGGGTGACTATTTCGCGCGCTCGCCCTTCCGCACGCGTTTTGAAAACAAGGGCCGCATGTCGGTGCTGACCAAGGCCATTCCGACCTATGTCATCACGGCGCAATATCCGGCCTTCACGGGTGTCTCGGCGATCCTGGCGGACCGGCTGGATCCGCATGAGTAA
- the ubiD gene encoding 4-hydroxy-3-polyprenylbenzoate decarboxylase, whose amino-acid sequence MKYTDLRDFISQLQQKGELKCVSHPVSSHLEMTEIADRTLRAEGPALLFEQVDQKNIPVLANLFGTPHRVALGMGAESISELRRIGHLLARLKEPEPPKGIKDVLDLGGLVKSLWDMAPKERGSAPCQDVVWEGKDVDLSRLPIQHCWPGDIAPLITWGLVVTKGPHKKRQNLGIYRQQVLSPNKVIMRWLAHRGGALDFREHCIANPGKPYPVVVALGADPATILGAVTPVPDSLSEYQFAGLLRGSRTELVKAVGSDLRVPASAEIVLEGHIYPDEKHASGFEHALEGPYGDHTGYYNEQDWFPVFTIDRITMRRDAIYHSTYTGKPPDEPAVLGVALNEVFVPLLQKQFAEITDFYLPPEGCSYRMAVVQMKKSYAGHAKRVMFGVWSFLRQFMYTKFIVVVDEDVDIRDWKEVIWAITTRVDPVRDTVLVDNTPIDYLDFASPISGLGSKMGIDATNKWPGETSREWGTPIVMSDDVKKRVDAIWKDLGI is encoded by the coding sequence ATGAAATACACCGATTTACGCGACTTTATTTCCCAATTGCAACAAAAAGGTGAGCTCAAGTGTGTCTCGCATCCCGTTTCCTCGCACCTGGAGATGACTGAAATCGCCGACCGTACCCTCCGGGCGGAAGGTCCGGCGCTCCTTTTTGAGCAGGTCGACCAAAAAAATATCCCGGTTTTAGCGAATCTTTTCGGTACTCCTCACCGTGTCGCCCTCGGCATGGGCGCCGAAAGCATCAGTGAATTGCGTCGCATCGGCCATCTGCTGGCGCGGCTGAAGGAGCCGGAGCCGCCCAAGGGCATCAAGGATGTGCTGGACCTGGGCGGGCTGGTGAAGTCGCTGTGGGACATGGCCCCGAAGGAGCGCGGTTCTGCCCCTTGCCAGGATGTGGTGTGGGAGGGCAAGGATGTGGACCTGTCGCGCCTGCCGATCCAGCACTGCTGGCCGGGGGACATTGCTCCGTTGATTACCTGGGGCCTGGTCGTCACGAAGGGGCCGCACAAGAAGCGCCAGAATTTGGGCATCTATCGCCAGCAGGTGTTGAGCCCCAACAAGGTCATCATGCGCTGGCTGGCCCATCGCGGCGGCGCGCTGGATTTCCGCGAGCACTGCATCGCCAATCCGGGCAAGCCGTATCCCGTGGTGGTGGCATTGGGGGCTGATCCCGCCACTATATTAGGGGCGGTCACCCCGGTGCCGGACAGCCTCTCCGAATACCAGTTCGCGGGCCTGCTGCGGGGCAGCCGCACCGAGCTGGTCAAGGCCGTGGGCAGTGATTTGCGCGTGCCGGCGTCGGCCGAGATCGTGCTGGAAGGGCATATCTATCCGGATGAAAAACATGCGTCGGGATTCGAGCATGCGCTCGAAGGTCCGTATGGCGATCACACCGGTTACTACAACGAGCAGGACTGGTTCCCGGTCTTCACCATCGATCGCATCACCATGCGGCGCGACGCCATCTATCACTCCACCTACACCGGCAAACCGCCCGATGAGCCGGCCGTGCTGGGTGTGGCGTTGAATGAAGTTTTCGTCCCCTTGTTGCAGAAGCAGTTTGCCGAAATCACTGATTTCTACTTGCCTCCCGAGGGATGCAGCTATCGCATGGCGGTGGTGCAGATGAAGAAATCTTACGCCGGCCATGCCAAGCGGGTCATGTTCGGGGTGTGGAGTTTCCTGCGCCAGTTCATGTACACCAAGTTCATCGTGGTGGTGGATGAGGACGTGGACATCCGCGACTGGAAGGAAGTGATCTGGGCCATCACCACCCGTGTGGATCCGGTGCGCGATACCGTGCTGGTGGATAACACGCCCATCGATTATCTGGACTTCGCCTCGCCCATCAGCGGCCTGGGCAGCAAGATGGGTATCGATGCCACCAACAAGTGGCCCGGTGAAACCAGCCGTGAATGGGGCACGCCCATCGTGATGAGTGACGATGTGAAGAAGCGTGTCGATGCGATCTGGAAAGACCTCGGTATCTAA
- a CDS encoding lytic transglycosylase domain-containing protein, whose protein sequence is MSNQASEAPLAGAPQMVRRVNFRNLSGNARIAQFFGIAHRLLTILGLAALFVLGLMFFNPELADKLISMSPFSDATEEVQEAEAPAAPALGDLMAPAAPVATVSAIAGAAAASSVQQAPAHPAPQALSPEERQFLGNPRQQKLVTNWLAKRYRVASDAADMLVSAAYLTARDIKLDPLLILSVIAIESRFNPFAESPMGAQGLMQVMAKVHHDKFQELGGIKAALNPVANIRVGSQILKEYVTRGGSVEAGLKSYVGAADMANDGGYGIKVLSEYQNLKEVAMGKNVSIYTTATVKMPPASGVSASAEQPKPASNNVAAAAKPKTEEQLAAL, encoded by the coding sequence ATGTCCAACCAAGCTTCCGAGGCGCCTTTAGCGGGCGCCCCGCAGATGGTTCGCCGCGTGAATTTCCGGAATCTCTCCGGGAACGCACGCATTGCTCAATTTTTCGGTATCGCCCATCGTCTGCTGACGATTCTTGGCCTTGCCGCGCTGTTCGTTCTGGGCCTGATGTTCTTCAATCCCGAGCTGGCCGACAAGCTGATCAGCATGTCGCCCTTCTCGGACGCCACCGAAGAGGTCCAGGAAGCCGAAGCACCCGCCGCACCCGCGCTGGGCGACCTGATGGCACCTGCCGCACCGGTAGCCACCGTCAGCGCCATTGCCGGCGCAGCGGCAGCCAGCTCGGTGCAGCAGGCGCCGGCCCATCCGGCCCCGCAGGCGCTGTCGCCCGAAGAACGCCAGTTCCTTGGCAATCCGCGCCAGCAGAAGCTGGTCACCAACTGGCTGGCCAAGCGCTATCGCGTGGCCAGCGATGCGGCGGACATGCTGGTCTCGGCCGCCTACCTGACGGCCCGCGACATCAAGCTCGATCCGCTGCTGATCCTGTCGGTGATCGCCATCGAATCGCGCTTCAACCCCTTCGCCGAAAGCCCGATGGGCGCGCAGGGGCTGATGCAGGTGATGGCCAAGGTGCATCACGATAAATTCCAGGAACTGGGCGGCATCAAGGCAGCCCTGAATCCGGTGGCCAACATCCGCGTCGGTTCGCAGATCCTGAAGGAATACGTCACCCGTGGCGGTTCGGTGGAAGCCGGCCTGAAGAGCTACGTGGGCGCGGCGGACATGGCCAATGATGGCGGCTATGGCATCAAGGTGCTCTCGGAGTACCAGAACCTGAAGGAAGTGGCGATGGGCAAGAACGTCTCCATCTATACCACCGCGACCGTCAAGATGCCGCCAGCCTCGGGCGTCTCGGCCAGCGCCGAGCAGCCCAAGCCGGCCAGCAACAATGTGGCCGCGGCTGCCAAGCCCAAGACGGAAGAACAACTCGCTGCCCTGTAA
- a CDS encoding pyridoxal phosphate-dependent aminotransferase has protein sequence MNLNQLASRLQHIAPFHVMELSKKADILAAQGRDLIHMGIGEPDFTAPPAVVEAATRAMSEGKMQYTSATGLPALRTAISDHYRSVYGLEIAPERIVITAGASAALLLACAALVERDSEVLMPDPSYPCNRHFVAAFEGRAKLIASGPEHRFQLSAQMVREHWGEQTRGVLLASPSNPTGTSIAPDELQAILGEVRQRGGFTIVDEIYQGLSYEGAPFSALSLGEDVVVINSFSKYFNMTGWRLGWLVLPPALVPQVEKLAQNLLICASSIAQHAAVACFTPETIAVYEARKAEFKRRRDYIVPALESLGFTVPVVPDGAFYVYADCSALCDDADQLSLDMLYEAGVVLVPGLDFGPFTARRYIRLSYATSMEKLQEAVARLRVFFDARRQAA, from the coding sequence ATGAACCTGAACCAACTTGCTTCACGTCTGCAGCACATCGCTCCCTTCCACGTGATGGAATTGTCCAAGAAGGCCGACATATTGGCCGCGCAGGGCCGCGACCTGATCCACATGGGCATCGGCGAACCCGATTTCACGGCACCGCCCGCCGTGGTCGAGGCCGCTACCCGCGCCATGAGCGAGGGCAAGATGCAATACACCTCGGCCACCGGCCTGCCGGCATTGCGCACGGCCATCTCGGACCACTACCGCAGCGTCTACGGCCTGGAGATCGCGCCGGAACGCATCGTCATCACCGCAGGCGCCTCGGCAGCCCTGCTGCTGGCCTGTGCGGCGCTGGTCGAGCGCGACAGTGAAGTGTTGATGCCTGATCCCAGCTATCCCTGTAACCGCCATTTCGTGGCGGCCTTCGAGGGCCGCGCCAAGCTCATCGCCAGCGGCCCGGAACATCGCTTCCAGCTCTCGGCCCAGATGGTGCGCGAGCACTGGGGAGAACAGACGCGCGGCGTGCTGCTGGCTTCGCCCTCCAATCCCACCGGTACTTCCATCGCGCCCGATGAATTGCAGGCCATTCTTGGCGAAGTCCGCCAGCGTGGCGGCTTCACCATCGTCGATGAGATCTACCAGGGCTTGTCGTATGAAGGCGCGCCGTTCTCGGCGCTGTCGCTGGGCGAGGATGTGGTGGTCATCAACAGCTTCTCCAAGTATTTCAACATGACCGGCTGGCGCCTGGGCTGGCTGGTGTTGCCGCCGGCGCTGGTGCCTCAGGTGGAGAAGCTGGCGCAGAACCTGTTGATCTGTGCGTCCTCGATTGCCCAGCATGCGGCCGTGGCCTGCTTCACGCCCGAGACCATCGCCGTGTATGAAGCGCGCAAGGCCGAGTTCAAGCGCCGCCGCGATTACATCGTGCCGGCGCTGGAAAGCCTGGGCTTCACGGTGCCGGTTGTCCCCGACGGTGCGTTCTATGTTTACGCGGATTGCAGCGCGCTGTGCGACGACGCCGACCAGCTGAGCCTGGACATGCTCTACGAAGCCGGCGTGGTACTGGTGCCGGGGCTGGATTTCGGACCCTTCACGGCGCGCCGCTACATCCGCCTGTCCTATGCGACCTCGATGGAAAAGTTGCAGGAAGCGGTCGCCCGTCTGCGTGTCTTCTTCGACGCACGGCGTCAGGCGGCATGA